Proteins found in one Sporosarcina sp. FSL K6-3457 genomic segment:
- a CDS encoding PilW family protein — protein sequence MENYTNNERGLTLVELLAVIAISSVIILLILNVHVFGQKQYKEQSTKAEQLYDVSYVAKIITKEIRKSISAETDGSKILILNKNLSDEIIFKEEDNQIFMNAKQLVRGQVNFTEVGGKIAITIKSKERNDATGKVETKEIETEIYMR from the coding sequence GTGGAAAACTACACAAACAATGAAAGGGGACTCACATTAGTAGAGTTGCTTGCTGTCATTGCTATTAGTTCCGTCATTATCCTATTAATCCTCAATGTTCATGTTTTTGGACAAAAACAATACAAAGAGCAATCGACCAAAGCAGAGCAATTATATGATGTGTCGTATGTAGCAAAGATCATTACAAAAGAAATTCGGAAATCTATAAGTGCAGAGACGGATGGCTCGAAAATTTTAATTTTAAATAAAAATTTATCTGATGAAATTATCTTTAAAGAGGAAGACAATCAAATATTTATGAATGCTAAACAATTAGTGCGAGGACAAGTAAATTTTACTGAGGTGGGCGGTAAAATTGCAATCACAATTAAAAGTAAGGAAAGAAATGATGCAACGGGAAAAGTCGAAACCAAGGAAATTGAGACAGAAATCTATATGAGGTGA
- a CDS encoding type IV pilus modification PilV family protein: MRRIKENRYMQENGLSLVEVLASIVILSLILITFTMMFLYSAKTGKTSENIIDATYVAQTEMEKVYAASKGSDTASDIGYDPDSLRLPRPSSPSGNWNTYTKESDDGEFEIYLYVEVNGEDLKRIIVDVFEDEVHRARMQNVLIWRNE, encoded by the coding sequence ATGAGGAGAATCAAAGAAAATCGATATATGCAAGAAAATGGGTTGTCGCTTGTAGAAGTACTAGCTTCTATCGTTATTTTATCGTTGATACTAATAACGTTTACAATGATGTTTCTCTACTCAGCGAAAACAGGTAAAACATCTGAAAATATAATAGATGCAACGTATGTAGCGCAAACTGAGATGGAAAAAGTTTATGCTGCCAGTAAGGGAAGTGATACTGCTTCGGATATAGGTTACGATCCAGATTCGCTACGGTTGCCGAGACCTTCATCTCCTTCGGGGAATTGGAATACATATACGAAGGAAAGTGACGATGGAGAATTTGAAATATATCTTTATGTAGAAGTCAATGGAGAAGATTTGAAGCGTATCATTGTCGATGTATTTGAAGATGAAGTTCACCGGGCGAGAATGCAAAATGTGTTAATTTGGAGGAATGAGTAG